One region of Ptiloglossa arizonensis isolate GNS036 chromosome 8, iyPtiAriz1_principal, whole genome shotgun sequence genomic DNA includes:
- the Ed gene encoding hemicentin protein echinoid isoform X1, whose amino-acid sequence MPRPGETRATTSSRLGESPRNAELCRRSRARTEPARDSRFSLFRFARAARGNRFPDKMDSIRITRPPRMAIIAVLLVLLRPAAAQGRVEETQMDTHEGSTVQLQCRFSPPRENVTCFWLTHTNDNHDNAAIDNRAMSPQYKVFMNLEEGRYDLQIRNVSYERDNGKYECRVKANGAGIDLHRKFITLTVLRAPGPPTISPTSASATEGQKLELQCNTNGGSPEPEVRWYRGNETSVLYSGRTLLVEPKKEDDRATFRCVVRNRAMRDGETLNATVTLDVNYFPRVTVGPENPLKVEVNGTANLECQVDSKPSVGMVRWWRDGSFVATSFQHTIRRVTVQDLGKYTCQADNGLGKRGESSLILDVLYPPTVSIEGDSLRIAEVEDTVTVHCNVTANPPPSVIEWLREGRPDFRQIGSILRLSRVTADHAGNYTCRAVNTIHPSGGERRNYSASARLTVRVRHKPGPARVTPDSPVAVEGSRVILTCTASPAGYPEPRYKWWKEGESGTISMPSENTGPRYEIDSVHLGSEGTYKCHATNEIGNGEAASVNLTVHQPPKILTKLQPHVTRKVGESSFQVSCVAQGKPRPSVRWLKDDQELTADERLYKVTSTASEGHGNVITVNSTLSFLGHARPQTDEIVASDRGKYTCVFVNEVKKVESTMMLKVEHEPIALHQHGKVAYNLRETAEVACKVQAWPKPEFQWSFGTNAASLQGSSSDGHYEISTSSDNYDVYTSVLRITNIRELDYGDYSCRAANAQGSITSTIRLQPKGAPERPINISAMDVGPTHVALLWELGFDGGLPITKYFVSYRRVPGGDEIVAPDCAVPRPPAGQWLELDCRRSNPCNVTNLEQHQTYTFKVKVYNTKNHSDYSDEVTATTAVAKIPAPLRVSYDPESGMLAISVGATCLSLVASIEKLDAPSSSTGESQWKILDEWPLEVLGSAPTQREGVLDDPEALEAEPRLKVKLCLKADKHKCGEYAEAEIGPSYIAQAGALATPTLIALVVSGAVFLLFAALLLLFCRCRRKHATKAKDYEMDSNAVRPSLVAGNGQQSQAPPPYYAENKALEHSLDHALAMEDSKTPAYSQPGYGYHQPNHNINGVNMGYMDNSYSNSNNGGSVNSQDSIWQMKSAAANGVGQAYDLAGYATTESDYPTHPHYLPQREDYRESHNLSRQQFCSEPFATVVKSQKHVDSPYDVSGLPYQENYDEDAKPPQQVSLSYDESLESGYSTPNSRGRRIIREIIV is encoded by the exons atgCCGCGTCCTGGCGAAACTCGCGCAACAACCTCGTCGAGACTCGGTGAAAGTCCCCGCAACGCGGAACTCTGTCGTCGTTCCCGTGCACGAACGGAGCCAGCGCGCGATTCGCGCTTCTCGTTGTTCCGTTTCGCTCGAGCCGCTCGTGGAAATCGTTTTCCCGATAAAATGGATAGCATCCGGATAACCCGACCGCCGAGAATGGCGATTATCGCCGTTTTGTTGGTGCTCTTGCGTCCCG CAGCGGCGCAGGGTCGCGTGGAGGAGACGCAGATGGACACGCACGAGGGGTCCACCGTGCAGCTGCAGTGTCGTTTCTCCCCGCCTAGGGAGAACGTGACGTGCTTCTGGCTGACGCACACGAACGACAACCATGACAACGCGGCGATCGACAATCGGGCGATGTCGCCGCAGTACAAGGTGTTCATGAATCTCGAGGAGGGCCGTTACGATCTCCAAATACGGAACGTCTCGTACGAGCGGGACAACGGGAAGTACGAGTGCCGGGTGAAGGCGAACGGCGCCGGTATCGACCTGCACCGGAAGTTCATCACTCTGACGGTGCTCAGGGCGCCCGGTCCGCCGACGATCTCCCCGACTTCGGCGTCCGCCACCGAGGGCCAGAAGCTCGAGCTACAATGCAACACGAACGGCGGTAGCCCCGAGCCGGAAGTGAGGTGGTACCGCGGCAACGAGACCAGCGTCCTCTATTCCGGCAGAACGTTGTTGGTCGAACCGAAAAAGGAAGACGACAGAGCGACCTTTCGCTGCGTGGTGAGGAACCGAGCGATGCGAGACGGCGAGACCCTGAACGCGACGGTGACCCTCGACGTAAACTACTTCCCACGGGTCACCGTCGGACCGGAGAACCCTTTGAAGGTCGAGGTGAACGGTACCGCGAACCTCGAGTGCCAAGTGGACTCGAAACCCTCGGTAGGAATGGTCAGATGGTGGCGAGACGGTAGCTTCGTCGCCACCAGCTTCCAGCACACCATCAGGAGGGTCACCGTTCAGGACTTGGGCAAGTACACCTGCCAGGCGGACAATGGGCTGGGAAAGAGGGGCGAGAGTTCCCTGATACTGGACGTTCTCTATCCGCCCACCGTGTCGATCGAGGGCGACTCGTTGAGGATCGCCGAGGTCGAGGACACGGTCACCGTGCACTGCAACGTCACGGCCAATCCGCCTCCGTCCGTGATCGAGTGGCTTCGCGAAGGTCGACCGGATTTTCGACAGATCGGCTCGATTCTACGATTGAGTCGCGTCACCGCCGATCACGCCGGTAACTACACTTGCCGGGCGGTGAACACGATACATCCGTCCGGCGGTGAGCGCAGAAACTACTCGGCTTCGGCCCGATTGACCGTACGGGTCAGGCACAAACCGGGCCCGGCCCGAGTGACGCCCGACTCCCCGGTCGCCGTCGAGGGATCCAGAGTGATCCTCACCTGCACCGCGAGTCCGGCCGGGTACCCCGAACCGAGATACAAATGGTGGAAAGAGGGAGAGTCCGGGACGATCTCGATGCCCTCGGAGAACACCGGGCCCAGATACGAGATCGACTCGGTCCATCTGGGCAGCGAGGGAACCTACAAGTGTCACGCCACCAACGAGATCGGCAACGGCGAGGCCGCCTCCGTCAACCTGACCGTGCACCAGCCCCCCAAGATACTCACCAAACTGCAACCCCACGTTACCAGAAA GGTCGGCGAGTCCTCGTTTCAAGTGTCCTGCGTGGCGCAGGGCAAGCCGCGTCCGAGCGTGAGATGGCTGAAAGACGACCAGGAATTGACCGCGGACGAGCGATTGTACAAAGTGACGAGCACCGCCTCCGAGGGTCACGGTAACGTGATCACCGTGAACTCGACGTTGAGCTTTCTCGGCCATGCCAGACCTCAGACCGACGAGATCGTGGCCAGCGATCGAGGCAAGTACACCTGCGTGTTCGTCAACGAGGTGAAGAAGGTCGAGTCGACGATGATGCTCAAGGTGGAGCACGAGCCGATCGCGTTGCACCAGCACGGGAAAGTCGCGTACAACTTGAGGGAGACTGCCGAGGTTGCGTGCAAGGTGCAAGCCTGGCCAAAGCCCGAGTTCCAGTGGAGCTTCGGGACGAACGCGGCAAGTCTTCAGGGTTCCTCGAGCGACGGTCACTACGAGATCTCTACCAGCAGCGACAACTACGACGTGTACACGTCCGTGCTGAGGATAACCAACATCCGGGAACTGGATTACGGGGATTACAGTTGCCGAGCGGCGAACGCTCAAGGTAGCATCACCTCGACGATCAGGCTGCAGCCGAAAGGAGCCCCGGAAAGACCGATCAACATCTCCGCGATGGACGTCGGGCCCACTCACGTTGCTCTCCTCTGGGAGCTCGGTTTCGACGGCGGATTACCCATCACCAAGTACTTCGTCTCGTACAGACGCGTACCCGGTGGCGACGAGATCGTCGCGCCGGATTGCGCCGTACCGAGACCGCCCGCCGGCCAATGGCTCGAGCTCGACTGTCGTCGATCCAATCCCTGCAACGTCACCAACCTGGAGCAACATCAGACCTACACGTTCAAGGTGAAGGTCTACAACACGAAGAACCACTCGGACTACTCGGACGAGGTGACCGCGACGACCGCCGTCGCCAAGATTCCCGCGCCCCTCAGGGTCAGCTACGACCCCGAGAGCGGAATGCTAGCCATCAGCGTGGGCGCCACCTGTCTCTCGTTGGTAGCCTCGATCGAGAAGCTCGACGCACCCTCCTCCTCGACCGGCGAGTCCCAATGGAAAATCCTCGACGAATGGCCCCTCGAAGTGCTCGGCAGCGCTCCCACCCAGAGAGAGGGAGTCCTGGACGATCCCGAGGCCCTCGAGGCCGAACCCAGGCTCAAGGTCAAGCTGTGCCTGAAAGCGGACAAGCACAAGTGCGGCGAGTACGCCGAGGCCGAGA TCGGACCGTCGTACATCGCGCAAGCCGGTGCCCTGGCAACGCCCACCTTGATCGCTTTGGTGGTCAGCGGAGCGGTGTTCCTTTTGTTCGCCGCGCTGCTGTTGCTCTTTTGTCGATGTCGCCGAAAACACGCCACCAAGGCCAAGGACTACGAAATGGACTCGAACGC GGTACGACCGAGCCTCGTCGCGGGAAACGGTCAACAGAGCCAAGCGCCGCCGCCTTACTACGCGGAGAACAAAGCCCTCGAGCACAGCCTGGATCACGCCTTGGCCATGGAGGATTCCAAGACACCGGCGTACTCCCAGCCTGGATACGGTTATCATCAGCCGAATCACAATATCAATG GTGTGAACATGGGCTACATGGACAACAGCTACTCGAACTCGAATAACGGGGGCTCCGTGAACTCGCAAGACTCCATCTGGCAGATGAAGTCGGCGGCCGCGAACGGAGTCGGTCAGGCTTACGACCTGGCCGGCTACGCGACCACCGAGTCGGATTACCCGACCCACCCTCATTACCTCC
- the Ed gene encoding hemicentin protein echinoid isoform X2, translating to MTSAAVGSRLRWTIVALLGSIAAAQGRVEETQMDTHEGSTVQLQCRFSPPRENVTCFWLTHTNDNHDNAAIDNRAMSPQYKVFMNLEEGRYDLQIRNVSYERDNGKYECRVKANGAGIDLHRKFITLTVLRAPGPPTISPTSASATEGQKLELQCNTNGGSPEPEVRWYRGNETSVLYSGRTLLVEPKKEDDRATFRCVVRNRAMRDGETLNATVTLDVNYFPRVTVGPENPLKVEVNGTANLECQVDSKPSVGMVRWWRDGSFVATSFQHTIRRVTVQDLGKYTCQADNGLGKRGESSLILDVLYPPTVSIEGDSLRIAEVEDTVTVHCNVTANPPPSVIEWLREGRPDFRQIGSILRLSRVTADHAGNYTCRAVNTIHPSGGERRNYSASARLTVRVRHKPGPARVTPDSPVAVEGSRVILTCTASPAGYPEPRYKWWKEGESGTISMPSENTGPRYEIDSVHLGSEGTYKCHATNEIGNGEAASVNLTVHQPPKILTKLQPHVTRKVGESSFQVSCVAQGKPRPSVRWLKDDQELTADERLYKVTSTASEGHGNVITVNSTLSFLGHARPQTDEIVASDRGKYTCVFVNEVKKVESTMMLKVEHEPIALHQHGKVAYNLRETAEVACKVQAWPKPEFQWSFGTNAASLQGSSSDGHYEISTSSDNYDVYTSVLRITNIRELDYGDYSCRAANAQGSITSTIRLQPKGAPERPINISAMDVGPTHVALLWELGFDGGLPITKYFVSYRRVPGGDEIVAPDCAVPRPPAGQWLELDCRRSNPCNVTNLEQHQTYTFKVKVYNTKNHSDYSDEVTATTAVAKIPAPLRVSYDPESGMLAISVGATCLSLVASIEKLDAPSSSTGESQWKILDEWPLEVLGSAPTQREGVLDDPEALEAEPRLKVKLCLKADKHKCGEYAEAEIGPSYIAQAGALATPTLIALVVSGAVFLLFAALLLLFCRCRRKHATKAKDYEMDSNAVRPSLVAGNGQQSQAPPPYYAENKALEHSLDHALAMEDSKTPAYSQPGYGYHQPNHNINGVNMGYMDNSYSNSNNGGSVNSQDSIWQMKSAAANGVGQAYDLAGYATTESDYPTHPHYLPQREDYRESHNLSRQQFCSEPFATVVKSQKHVDSPYDVSGLPYQENYDEDAKPPQQVSLSYDESLESGYSTPNSRGRRIIREIIV from the exons CAGCGGCGCAGGGTCGCGTGGAGGAGACGCAGATGGACACGCACGAGGGGTCCACCGTGCAGCTGCAGTGTCGTTTCTCCCCGCCTAGGGAGAACGTGACGTGCTTCTGGCTGACGCACACGAACGACAACCATGACAACGCGGCGATCGACAATCGGGCGATGTCGCCGCAGTACAAGGTGTTCATGAATCTCGAGGAGGGCCGTTACGATCTCCAAATACGGAACGTCTCGTACGAGCGGGACAACGGGAAGTACGAGTGCCGGGTGAAGGCGAACGGCGCCGGTATCGACCTGCACCGGAAGTTCATCACTCTGACGGTGCTCAGGGCGCCCGGTCCGCCGACGATCTCCCCGACTTCGGCGTCCGCCACCGAGGGCCAGAAGCTCGAGCTACAATGCAACACGAACGGCGGTAGCCCCGAGCCGGAAGTGAGGTGGTACCGCGGCAACGAGACCAGCGTCCTCTATTCCGGCAGAACGTTGTTGGTCGAACCGAAAAAGGAAGACGACAGAGCGACCTTTCGCTGCGTGGTGAGGAACCGAGCGATGCGAGACGGCGAGACCCTGAACGCGACGGTGACCCTCGACGTAAACTACTTCCCACGGGTCACCGTCGGACCGGAGAACCCTTTGAAGGTCGAGGTGAACGGTACCGCGAACCTCGAGTGCCAAGTGGACTCGAAACCCTCGGTAGGAATGGTCAGATGGTGGCGAGACGGTAGCTTCGTCGCCACCAGCTTCCAGCACACCATCAGGAGGGTCACCGTTCAGGACTTGGGCAAGTACACCTGCCAGGCGGACAATGGGCTGGGAAAGAGGGGCGAGAGTTCCCTGATACTGGACGTTCTCTATCCGCCCACCGTGTCGATCGAGGGCGACTCGTTGAGGATCGCCGAGGTCGAGGACACGGTCACCGTGCACTGCAACGTCACGGCCAATCCGCCTCCGTCCGTGATCGAGTGGCTTCGCGAAGGTCGACCGGATTTTCGACAGATCGGCTCGATTCTACGATTGAGTCGCGTCACCGCCGATCACGCCGGTAACTACACTTGCCGGGCGGTGAACACGATACATCCGTCCGGCGGTGAGCGCAGAAACTACTCGGCTTCGGCCCGATTGACCGTACGGGTCAGGCACAAACCGGGCCCGGCCCGAGTGACGCCCGACTCCCCGGTCGCCGTCGAGGGATCCAGAGTGATCCTCACCTGCACCGCGAGTCCGGCCGGGTACCCCGAACCGAGATACAAATGGTGGAAAGAGGGAGAGTCCGGGACGATCTCGATGCCCTCGGAGAACACCGGGCCCAGATACGAGATCGACTCGGTCCATCTGGGCAGCGAGGGAACCTACAAGTGTCACGCCACCAACGAGATCGGCAACGGCGAGGCCGCCTCCGTCAACCTGACCGTGCACCAGCCCCCCAAGATACTCACCAAACTGCAACCCCACGTTACCAGAAA GGTCGGCGAGTCCTCGTTTCAAGTGTCCTGCGTGGCGCAGGGCAAGCCGCGTCCGAGCGTGAGATGGCTGAAAGACGACCAGGAATTGACCGCGGACGAGCGATTGTACAAAGTGACGAGCACCGCCTCCGAGGGTCACGGTAACGTGATCACCGTGAACTCGACGTTGAGCTTTCTCGGCCATGCCAGACCTCAGACCGACGAGATCGTGGCCAGCGATCGAGGCAAGTACACCTGCGTGTTCGTCAACGAGGTGAAGAAGGTCGAGTCGACGATGATGCTCAAGGTGGAGCACGAGCCGATCGCGTTGCACCAGCACGGGAAAGTCGCGTACAACTTGAGGGAGACTGCCGAGGTTGCGTGCAAGGTGCAAGCCTGGCCAAAGCCCGAGTTCCAGTGGAGCTTCGGGACGAACGCGGCAAGTCTTCAGGGTTCCTCGAGCGACGGTCACTACGAGATCTCTACCAGCAGCGACAACTACGACGTGTACACGTCCGTGCTGAGGATAACCAACATCCGGGAACTGGATTACGGGGATTACAGTTGCCGAGCGGCGAACGCTCAAGGTAGCATCACCTCGACGATCAGGCTGCAGCCGAAAGGAGCCCCGGAAAGACCGATCAACATCTCCGCGATGGACGTCGGGCCCACTCACGTTGCTCTCCTCTGGGAGCTCGGTTTCGACGGCGGATTACCCATCACCAAGTACTTCGTCTCGTACAGACGCGTACCCGGTGGCGACGAGATCGTCGCGCCGGATTGCGCCGTACCGAGACCGCCCGCCGGCCAATGGCTCGAGCTCGACTGTCGTCGATCCAATCCCTGCAACGTCACCAACCTGGAGCAACATCAGACCTACACGTTCAAGGTGAAGGTCTACAACACGAAGAACCACTCGGACTACTCGGACGAGGTGACCGCGACGACCGCCGTCGCCAAGATTCCCGCGCCCCTCAGGGTCAGCTACGACCCCGAGAGCGGAATGCTAGCCATCAGCGTGGGCGCCACCTGTCTCTCGTTGGTAGCCTCGATCGAGAAGCTCGACGCACCCTCCTCCTCGACCGGCGAGTCCCAATGGAAAATCCTCGACGAATGGCCCCTCGAAGTGCTCGGCAGCGCTCCCACCCAGAGAGAGGGAGTCCTGGACGATCCCGAGGCCCTCGAGGCCGAACCCAGGCTCAAGGTCAAGCTGTGCCTGAAAGCGGACAAGCACAAGTGCGGCGAGTACGCCGAGGCCGAGA TCGGACCGTCGTACATCGCGCAAGCCGGTGCCCTGGCAACGCCCACCTTGATCGCTTTGGTGGTCAGCGGAGCGGTGTTCCTTTTGTTCGCCGCGCTGCTGTTGCTCTTTTGTCGATGTCGCCGAAAACACGCCACCAAGGCCAAGGACTACGAAATGGACTCGAACGC GGTACGACCGAGCCTCGTCGCGGGAAACGGTCAACAGAGCCAAGCGCCGCCGCCTTACTACGCGGAGAACAAAGCCCTCGAGCACAGCCTGGATCACGCCTTGGCCATGGAGGATTCCAAGACACCGGCGTACTCCCAGCCTGGATACGGTTATCATCAGCCGAATCACAATATCAATG GTGTGAACATGGGCTACATGGACAACAGCTACTCGAACTCGAATAACGGGGGCTCCGTGAACTCGCAAGACTCCATCTGGCAGATGAAGTCGGCGGCCGCGAACGGAGTCGGTCAGGCTTACGACCTGGCCGGCTACGCGACCACCGAGTCGGATTACCCGACCCACCCTCATTACCTCC